The Vibrio bathopelagicus genomic sequence CAAACGCTCATTGATCGCTTCTGCTTCTTCAAACTTACCTTCTTTCGCTAATTTGAACATGGTTGCCATATCAGCAGCTGCAACATTATTAGTTACAGAGATCACACCATCGCCACCACGCTTAACAAATTCAAGACCGGTTAAGTCATCACCACTTAGTAAGATAAAGTCTTCGCCACAAAGTTCACGGTGAATTGCAATTCTGTCGAGATCACCCGTCGCATCTTTCAGTGCAACGATATTTTCGATCTCAGCAAGGCGAGCAACCGTTTCTGGTAACAAGTCAACGGCAGTACGACCCGGAACATTGTATAGGATTTGTGGAACGTCACTGACTTCAGCAATCGCTTTGTAGTGTTGGTACAAACCTTCTTGAGTCGGCTTGTTGTAGTAAGGCGTTACGCTCAGGCAACCAGCAATACCAGAACCGTTCAACAAACGGCTGAATAATACTGACTCGTGAGTTGCATTTGCGCCTGTACCTGCAATAACAGGGATACGACCATCGGCAAATTCAACGATCTTATTGACGACTTTGACATGCTCTTCAATAGTGAGCGTAGAAGACTCACCTGTTGTGCCAACCGCAACCAGACCATCACTACCTGCAGCAACATGGTGCTCAACCAACTTTTTAAGGCTGTCGAAATCCACTTCACCATCTGTGTTAAATGGCGTAACTAGCGCAACGATACTTCCTGAAAACATGTCTATCTCCCTTAATTTATTCTTTTTGCATGTTACTGTAAGCTGATCAATAAACACAAGACATTAAAGTGGCTTACTGGCAACAACTGCATTAAATATTGTCGTATGTTTGAGGTAAAACGACTTCTAACGCCGTTCTATCTGAAAATTTAGGTCATCTACGCTCAATCTAACGGATAGGGCTAAACTAGATGTCAGTAACAGGTAAGCTGTCACAGCGCAGCATTATCTTGTTTTTTAGCCTCCTCGATATCCCTATCATTTGCTGTACATCGGAAGGCAAACTCCTCATAAAAGCCTCCCTCGCACACTTATTCCTTTTGTTAACTGTGCTAACATGCCTGCATCAATGGAATATAAAGAGACGTGATCTATGACTCAACATCTAGTAATCACAGCTGTGGGCACTGATCGCCCAGGTGTATGTAACCAAGTGGTTCATTTGGTCACCCAATCAGGCTGTAACATTATTGATAGCCGTATCGCCCTATTCGGCGAAGAATTTACGCTTATCATGCTACTGTCTGGAAAGGCAAACAACATCACTCGTGTTGAAACCACTCTGCCTTTGCTTGGTCAAGAGCACGACTTGATTACGATAATGAAGCGCACCTCAACTCATGATGTGATTGCGAACTCTTATACCGTAGAGGTCTTCGTTGAGTCAGAAGATAAAATCGGCCTTACCGAGCAGTTCACTCAGTTCTTTGCTGACCGCAACATCGGACTCGACTCGCTGAGCGCCCGAACCATCAATAAGTCCAAGGTTCAGCTCGACAACGACCAATTCCATATCTCTATTACCGCTTCTGTGCAATCAGAATGTAATTTGATGCAGCTACAAGAAGAATTCGACGCGCTGTGTCAGAGCCTATCCGTACAAGGCTCGCTCAACTTTATCAAAAACAGTCTTTAAAAAGGAAATATCATGAATACGCTAACGGCTGGTGTTCCAGCACCTGCTTTTTCTCTTCCAGATCAAGATGGCAATATCGTATCTCTTGGTGACTTCAAAGGTAAAAAAGTACTTTTCTACTTTTACCCAAAAGCAATGACTCCAGGTTGTATTGTGCAAGCAGAGGGCCTGCGTGATATCAAAGCACAGCTAGATGACCTAAACGTGGTTGTTTTAGGTGTGAGTGTTGATCCAGTAAAACGCCTACCTAACTTCGTTGCGAAAAAATCGCTTAACTTCACACTGCTGTCAGATGAAGACCACAGCGTGGCAGAGCAGTTTGGCGTTTGGGGTGAAAAGAAATTCATGGGTAAAGTATACGATGGTCTGCACCGTATTAGCTTCCTCATTGACGAAGAAGGTCAAATTGAACACGTCTTCAACAAGTTCAAGACTAAGACTCACCACGAAGTGGTTCTAGAGTACTTCAACCAAGAAGCCTAATGTCGATTTCAGTGAACTGATTCTCTAAGTTCATGCATAACGAATCTAAATACACTACTCACTAAAACAAATACAAAAAGGCCGAATATCATGGATATTCGGCCTTTTTAATACTGATTCAATTGCTATTGGCGTTCGATTACTGTTGATGTTCGGGGTCATCGTCGAGAGCATGACTCGGTAAAGCATTCCAAACCGCCTTCACTAATGTTGCAAGCGGAATAGCAAAGAACACACCCCAGAACCCCCAAAGTCCACCAAACACCAATACCGCGACAATAATCGCTACTGGGTGCAGGTTCACTGCTTCAGAGAACAGAACCGGAACCAACACGTTACCATCTAGCGCTTGGATGATGCCATACGCAAGTAACAGCCAGTAGAACTGAGGCTCTAGTCCCCATTGGAACAAACCAACAATCGCCACAGGTACCGTAACTGCTGCTGCACCGATATATGGTATCAATACAAAGAAACCCATATCTACACAGACAGAAAACGAAGTATAGTTAGGGAAAAAAGAATTATACTGATTTTTTGCAACAAGTCCCTTTTACTACTGGTCAGGGGTAGTCATAAACTCAATGAATTTTCTCGTTTTAAAAGGAGTATAACGAGCGTATGGATATATCAAGATGAATGGACGCGTTGTTCCAGAATACTCTTGTAAGACTTCAACCAGTTCCCCTCTTTGCAGCTCTTGCTCAACACTGAAACGATATACCTGCATCAGTCCCGCGCCACTTTTAACCAATGTCAGTGTGGCTAGGAAATCCTGCAGACAAAGTAAATGTCCCGTCGTTTCTATTTTGATCAAATTGCCTTGAGAAAGAAATGTCCACGGCACTTTTCGACCACTGCTAGGCAATATGTAC encodes the following:
- a CDS encoding glycine cleavage system protein R — translated: MTQHLVITAVGTDRPGVCNQVVHLVTQSGCNIIDSRIALFGEEFTLIMLLSGKANNITRVETTLPLLGQEHDLITIMKRTSTHDVIANSYTVEVFVESEDKIGLTEQFTQFFADRNIGLDSLSARTINKSKVQLDNDQFHISITASVQSECNLMQLQEEFDALCQSLSVQGSLNFIKNSL
- the dapA gene encoding 4-hydroxy-tetrahydrodipicolinate synthase; its protein translation is MFSGSIVALVTPFNTDGEVDFDSLKKLVEHHVAAGSDGLVAVGTTGESSTLTIEEHVKVVNKIVEFADGRIPVIAGTGANATHESVLFSRLLNGSGIAGCLSVTPYYNKPTQEGLYQHYKAIAEVSDVPQILYNVPGRTAVDLLPETVARLAEIENIVALKDATGDLDRIAIHRELCGEDFILLSGDDLTGLEFVKRGGDGVISVTNNVAAADMATMFKLAKEGKFEEAEAINERLMPLHKNLFVESNPIPVKWAVHKLGLIAEGGLRLPLTELSKPAQPVVAQAMTEACIY
- the bcp gene encoding thioredoxin-dependent thiol peroxidase; this translates as MNTLTAGVPAPAFSLPDQDGNIVSLGDFKGKKVLFYFYPKAMTPGCIVQAEGLRDIKAQLDDLNVVVLGVSVDPVKRLPNFVAKKSLNFTLLSDEDHSVAEQFGVWGEKKFMGKVYDGLHRISFLIDEEGQIEHVFNKFKTKTHHEVVLEYFNQEA